A section of the Acidobacterium capsulatum ATCC 51196 genome encodes:
- a CDS encoding flagellin: MSLGVLNNISALYAENNLNQTQSSLQNVLTQLSSGSRINSGADDAAGLSLANGLQANSAALTQSSTNASEGVGLLQVADGALSQVTSLLNRAVTLATEASNGTLNSSQDAAANQEYQSILSEINNIGSTTTYNSKQVFTGAAAGVSIYTGDSSSSGSSIDNLYFAPLTSSSVGDAGGTVQQSSSGQFVDLSKDTSGALTTAATQGDAISGALKFTITNADGTTSTITTTATTVSGLIQEINKDGIPGVTASFTTAGAVGLASGTVNAGDTGILLTNTNSSVAIAEGATAVTDTPTTIASTLATSTKGVATIDYVAASGGDTTANLSTTDLSSSADAQNALSALNGAISDVAAQRGYIGAQINTLNAVANVETTQQENVTSAENSVMATDYASATSQMSKYEILSQTGISALAQANSMQQLVTKLLQ; encoded by the coding sequence CTCTGGTTCGCGCATCAACTCCGGCGCCGACGATGCGGCCGGCCTCTCGCTGGCCAACGGCCTGCAGGCCAACTCGGCGGCTCTGACGCAGTCCTCGACCAATGCGAGCGAAGGCGTGGGCCTGCTGCAGGTGGCCGACGGCGCGCTCTCCCAGGTGACCAGCCTGCTCAACCGCGCGGTCACGCTGGCCACTGAGGCCTCGAACGGCACGCTGAACAGTTCACAGGATGCGGCCGCCAACCAGGAGTATCAGTCGATCCTTTCCGAAATCAATAACATCGGTTCGACGACCACCTACAATTCCAAGCAGGTTTTCACCGGCGCGGCAGCCGGCGTGTCCATCTACACGGGCGACTCTTCGAGCTCCGGTTCGTCGATCGACAACCTCTACTTCGCTCCCTTGACCTCGTCTTCGGTGGGTGATGCTGGCGGCACGGTGCAGCAGAGCTCCTCGGGTCAGTTCGTCGATCTCTCGAAGGACACCTCCGGCGCGCTGACCACGGCGGCAACCCAGGGCGATGCCATCAGCGGCGCGCTCAAGTTCACGATCACCAACGCCGACGGTACCACCAGCACCATCACCACGACAGCCACCACGGTCAGCGGCCTCATCCAGGAGATCAACAAGGACGGCATTCCTGGCGTGACGGCATCCTTCACCACGGCTGGCGCTGTGGGCCTCGCCAGCGGCACCGTCAATGCCGGCGATACCGGCATCCTGTTGACCAACACCAACTCGTCGGTGGCAATCGCCGAAGGCGCCACGGCTGTCACCGATACGCCAACCACGATTGCCAGCACGCTGGCCACCTCGACCAAGGGCGTGGCGACGATTGACTATGTAGCCGCCTCCGGTGGCGACACGACCGCGAACCTTTCCACGACCGACCTGAGCAGCAGTGCCGATGCCCAGAACGCCCTCAGCGCTCTGAACGGCGCCATCAGCGACGTGGCCGCGCAGCGTGGTTACATCGGTGCGCAGATTAACACACTGAATGCGGTAGCCAACGTAGAAACGACGCAGCAGGAGAACGTCACCTCCGCGGAGAACTCCGTCATGGCCACCGACTATGCCTCGGCGACCTCGCAGATGTCGAAGTACGAGATCCTGTCTCAGACCGGCATCAGTGCGCTCGCGCAGGCCAACAGCATGCAGCAACTCGTCACCAAGCTCCTCCAGTAG
- a CDS encoding heavy metal translocating P-type ATPase — MASTAQAGRTAPMTTRLRVEGMTCAACQSHVEHALREVPGVSEASVNLMTHSAEVRWAADTTPGQAELDALVASVSDAGYDAFPREDNAPAAPEDHRAEERGLRNRAAFTLAAGIAVMIAQMAVTPHLTATGLFVLHLVLLAVTLVGMVFGGAAIYAAAWRAAVHRGTNMNTLVALGTGAAFLSSLVATFAPGFFLRHGMSADVYYDAVLLILGFLLVGRWLDARAKRQTLNALNELMKLQPETARVLRNGVEVAIPAAEVMSGNIVVVRPGERIPVDGIVIEGRSSVDESIITGESRAVPRGVGDTVIGGSLNYDGALQFRATAVGEQSVLAQMLRLMEQAQSSKAPMQQIADRASGIFVPSVLGLALVCFLVWTFLGHDAGRALAIAISVLVIACPCAMGLAVPAAQTVAVGRGAKMGLLFKGGESVERMARIDTLLLDKTGTITEGKPSVIAMTPAPGVTEQQLLSTAAAVEQGSEHPLAHGIAAAAKERGLALAPVTDFQALPGTGVQARLNGTLISVRAARESDDSSTEGTLVEVWQGEPGQEVRLGSLELRDTLRPGAVEAIRKLHALGLRVAMVTGDAEAPAKSIASAAGIEEVVAQCRPEHKLDVVRQRQAAGQNVGMVGDGINDAAALAQANAGIAMGTGTDLAREAGDIILLGGQPTQIPDAILLSRATLRIMRQNLGWAFLYNVLGIPLAAGVLYPAFHILLNPAVAAAAMALSSVSVLGNSLRLQRFQARYTQS; from the coding sequence ATGGCCTCCACTGCCCAGGCCGGCCGCACCGCACCAATGACCACGCGGCTGCGCGTGGAGGGCATGACCTGCGCTGCCTGCCAGTCGCATGTGGAGCATGCGCTGCGCGAGGTGCCGGGCGTCTCAGAGGCGAGCGTCAATCTGATGACGCACTCCGCCGAGGTGAGATGGGCGGCGGACACCACGCCCGGGCAGGCCGAGCTCGATGCGCTGGTGGCCTCGGTCTCCGACGCGGGCTACGATGCCTTTCCGCGCGAGGATAACGCCCCGGCCGCGCCCGAAGACCACCGCGCCGAGGAGCGCGGCCTGCGCAACCGGGCAGCCTTCACGCTCGCCGCCGGCATCGCCGTGATGATTGCCCAGATGGCCGTCACCCCGCACCTGACGGCAACGGGGCTTTTCGTGCTGCATCTGGTGCTGCTGGCGGTCACCCTTGTGGGCATGGTCTTTGGCGGAGCCGCCATCTACGCCGCCGCATGGCGGGCCGCCGTGCATCGCGGCACCAATATGAACACGCTGGTCGCGCTGGGCACGGGCGCGGCTTTTCTTTCGTCGCTGGTGGCGACCTTTGCGCCGGGCTTCTTTCTGCGCCATGGCATGTCGGCCGATGTCTACTACGACGCGGTGCTGCTGATTCTCGGCTTTCTGCTGGTGGGCCGCTGGCTGGATGCCCGCGCCAAGCGCCAGACCCTGAACGCGCTCAATGAGTTGATGAAGCTGCAGCCGGAGACGGCCCGCGTACTGCGCAATGGCGTCGAGGTTGCGATTCCCGCCGCCGAAGTCATGAGCGGCAACATTGTCGTGGTGCGCCCGGGCGAGCGCATTCCGGTGGATGGCATCGTGATCGAGGGCCGCAGCTCGGTGGATGAGTCGATCATTACCGGCGAAAGCCGCGCCGTGCCGCGCGGGGTAGGCGACACCGTGATTGGCGGCTCCCTCAACTATGACGGCGCACTGCAGTTTCGCGCCACGGCCGTGGGCGAGCAGAGCGTGCTGGCGCAGATGCTGCGCCTCATGGAGCAGGCACAATCCTCAAAAGCGCCGATGCAGCAGATTGCCGACCGCGCCAGCGGCATCTTTGTGCCCTCGGTACTCGGCCTCGCGCTGGTCTGCTTTCTCGTCTGGACGTTTCTCGGCCACGATGCCGGGCGGGCGCTCGCCATCGCCATCTCTGTATTGGTCATTGCCTGCCCCTGCGCCATGGGGCTGGCCGTGCCCGCCGCGCAGACCGTTGCGGTAGGCCGCGGCGCAAAGATGGGCCTGCTCTTCAAGGGCGGCGAGAGCGTCGAGCGCATGGCTCGCATCGATACGCTGCTGCTCGACAAGACGGGCACCATCACTGAGGGCAAGCCCTCGGTCATTGCGATGACTCCCGCGCCGGGCGTGACCGAGCAGCAGTTGCTCTCGACGGCTGCCGCAGTGGAGCAAGGCTCGGAGCATCCGCTGGCGCATGGCATTGCCGCCGCCGCCAAAGAACGCGGACTGGCGCTTGCGCCTGTGACCGACTTTCAGGCGCTGCCCGGCACCGGCGTGCAGGCACGGCTGAACGGAACGCTGATCTCCGTCCGCGCGGCCCGTGAAAGCGACGACAGCAGCACCGAAGGCACCCTGGTCGAGGTGTGGCAGGGCGAGCCGGGACAGGAAGTACGGCTCGGCTCCCTGGAGTTGCGTGATACCTTGCGCCCCGGCGCGGTGGAGGCGATTCGCAAGTTGCACGCGCTTGGGCTGCGCGTGGCCATGGTCACCGGCGATGCCGAGGCTCCGGCAAAGAGCATTGCCAGCGCCGCAGGAATTGAAGAAGTCGTGGCCCAGTGCCGCCCCGAACACAAGCTGGATGTGGTGCGGCAGCGGCAGGCCGCCGGACAGAACGTGGGCATGGTGGGGGATGGCATCAACGACGCCGCGGCGCTCGCCCAGGCCAACGCCGGCATTGCCATGGGCACCGGCACTGACCTGGCGCGCGAAGCGGGAGACATCATTCTCCTGGGCGGCCAGCCGACGCAGATTCCCGACGCGATTCTGCTCTCGCGCGCGACGCTGCGCATCATGCGGCAAAATCTGGGCTGGGCATTCCTCTATAACGTGCTGGGCATCCCTCTGGCGGCGGGCGTGCTGTATCCGGCGTTCCACATTCTGCTCAATCCTGCGGTGGCGGCGGCGGCCATGGCGCTCAGCTCGGTCAGCGTGCTCGGCAACAGCCTGCGGCTGCAACGATTTCAGGCGCGGTACACTCAAAGTTAG
- a CDS encoding ABC transporter ATP-binding protein: protein MFRKLKPLVPYLKRYRRQFFWGGVSVVCSNAIWIFFPQVIRAAVDDLNSGVTKQKILFYAGLLVAVAAAKGVFLFLTRWIMIGISREIEFDLRNDMFRQLERQPASYFHQNRTGDIMARMTNDLNAVRMLLGPAIMYSANTLLFTLGSLYFLLRISPRLTLLALAPLPLASILVQALGRRIHERFERIQAMFSDISAQAQENFSGARLIRAFAQEEAQIQAFEKSNREYIRRSLRLVQLMGMLWPTLEFILGLAIAIALLVGGHEVIRHQISVGDFVAFTTYMLMLTWPIIALGWVVNLFERGTASVMRVHELLTAKPAIDESLARPDLNGVPITGEVTFRNLNFAYDNGTEVLHGIDLTIPAGGSLAIVGPTGSGKTTLVNLIPRLYDAAYGSVLIDGRPIQDYGFETLRSQIGFVPQESFLFSTTIRENIALGAPHATPEEVMEAAEAAHIRAEFELFPHGFETVVGERGITLSGGQKQRSALARAILRRPRILILDDALASVDTNTEEQILTHLGRVMEGRTTILISHRVSTVRHADHIAVLVHGRIVEYGTHDELMARNGYYADLHQKQQLEEELAVTQ, encoded by the coding sequence ATGTTCCGCAAGCTCAAGCCGCTCGTCCCGTATTTGAAACGCTATCGCCGCCAGTTCTTCTGGGGCGGCGTCTCGGTCGTCTGCAGCAATGCCATCTGGATCTTCTTTCCCCAGGTGATTCGCGCGGCGGTCGATGACCTGAACTCGGGCGTGACAAAGCAGAAGATTCTGTTCTATGCCGGGCTGCTGGTCGCCGTCGCCGCGGCCAAGGGTGTCTTCCTGTTTCTGACCCGCTGGATCATGATCGGCATCTCGCGCGAAATCGAGTTCGATCTGCGCAATGACATGTTCCGGCAACTGGAACGCCAGCCGGCCAGCTACTTTCACCAGAACCGTACCGGCGACATCATGGCGCGCATGACCAATGACCTCAATGCAGTGCGCATGCTGCTGGGGCCGGCCATCATGTACAGCGCCAACACGCTGCTCTTCACGCTGGGCTCGCTTTATTTTCTGCTGCGCATCAGCCCGCGCCTCACGCTGCTGGCGCTGGCGCCGCTGCCGCTGGCCAGCATTCTGGTGCAAGCTCTGGGGCGCAGGATTCACGAGCGCTTCGAGCGCATCCAGGCCATGTTCTCTGACATTTCGGCGCAGGCGCAGGAGAACTTCTCCGGCGCGCGGCTCATCCGCGCCTTTGCGCAGGAAGAGGCGCAGATTCAGGCCTTCGAGAAATCGAATCGCGAGTACATTCGCCGCAGCCTGCGCCTGGTGCAGCTCATGGGCATGCTGTGGCCCACGCTCGAATTCATTCTTGGGCTGGCCATCGCCATTGCCCTGCTGGTCGGCGGCCACGAGGTCATTCGGCACCAGATCAGCGTGGGCGATTTTGTCGCCTTCACCACCTACATGCTCATGCTGACGTGGCCCATCATCGCGCTGGGCTGGGTAGTGAATCTGTTTGAACGCGGCACAGCCTCGGTCATGCGCGTGCATGAGCTGCTGACGGCCAAGCCGGCGATTGATGAATCGCTCGCACGCCCGGATCTGAATGGCGTGCCGATCACGGGCGAGGTCACCTTCCGCAATCTCAACTTTGCCTATGACAACGGCACAGAAGTGCTGCACGGCATCGATCTGACCATTCCGGCCGGAGGCAGCCTGGCCATCGTGGGGCCGACCGGCTCGGGCAAGACGACGCTCGTCAACCTGATTCCGCGCCTCTACGATGCAGCCTACGGCAGCGTGCTGATCGATGGCCGCCCCATTCAGGACTACGGCTTCGAGACCCTGCGCTCGCAGATCGGCTTTGTGCCGCAGGAAAGCTTTCTCTTCAGCACCACGATTCGCGAAAACATCGCGCTGGGCGCGCCGCACGCGACTCCCGAAGAAGTCATGGAAGCCGCGGAAGCGGCGCACATTCGCGCCGAGTTTGAGTTGTTTCCGCACGGCTTTGAGACGGTGGTGGGCGAGCGCGGCATCACGCTCTCCGGCGGGCAGAAGCAGCGCTCCGCGCTGGCGCGCGCCATTCTGCGCCGCCCGCGGATTCTGATTCTCGACGACGCGCTGGCCAGCGTGGACACGAATACCGAAGAGCAGATTCTCACGCACCTCGGCCGAGTGATGGAAGGCCGCACGACCATCCTGATCTCGCACCGGGTCTCCACGGTGCGCCACGCCGACCATATCGCCGTGCTGGTGCATGGCCGCATTGTGGAATATGGCACGCATGACGAGCTGATGGCCCGCAACGGCTACTATGCCGATCTGCACCAGAAGCAGCAACTGGAGGAAGAGCTGGCCGTCACGCAGTAG
- the fliD gene encoding flagellar filament capping protein FliD, which translates to MSTVGLSFGSPTSGQGFDVTTTVNNIVTNLQAVETPWKNQLTSLQSQDTALTSIGTDLSALSTSLQALTDFQGVLAGKQGSSSDTSVLELTSAAATAVAGSHTIVVTSLAQTSSYYSNAVAATDTLSGSLSIQVGSGSAQTININSTNNTLSSLASAINSGSYGVTANVLTDSSGSRLELVSNTSGSGGNITVGGSLADTTTSSAVSFTQAQAGADAKLTVDGIALTSASNTVSNALPGVTFQLLSASPGTNVQVQITNDNTAVETAVSNFVTAYNKVVGDLNTQEGNTSSGTPEPLFGNPTIATLQQTLESALNFAQPANAASTSTTIGTKDTLSGSIAISVGGGTAQTVNVNSSTPTLAGLASAINSANLGVTASVITSGSDSTLSLVNATSGSTGAIGITSSLTDTTTGSAVAFGSSVANGVTSATQLGISVNNDGTLTLNSDTLNSLLNSNYQDVVNFLQPSGGYTSFGGNMTSVLSNLGNSGSSGAIYLALQENSTVESQLNTNISNEENLISQQKTELTSQLNQANITLQEIPMQLNQVNEMYSAITGYDKVYNG; encoded by the coding sequence ATGAGCACGGTAGGTCTTTCCTTCGGTTCGCCCACGAGTGGTCAGGGATTTGACGTGACCACAACCGTCAACAACATTGTGACCAATCTGCAGGCGGTGGAAACACCCTGGAAGAATCAGTTGACCAGCCTGCAATCGCAGGATACGGCGCTGACCAGCATTGGCACCGATCTCAGCGCGCTGTCCACATCGCTGCAGGCGCTCACAGATTTTCAGGGCGTGCTGGCCGGCAAGCAAGGGTCCAGCTCTGACACCTCGGTGCTTGAGTTGACCTCGGCGGCCGCGACGGCGGTGGCCGGCAGCCACACTATCGTGGTGACGAGCCTGGCGCAGACCTCTTCGTATTACAGCAACGCAGTGGCAGCCACCGACACGCTCTCCGGCTCCTTGAGCATTCAGGTGGGCAGCGGCAGCGCGCAGACCATCAATATCAATTCCACTAACAACACGCTGTCTTCGCTGGCCAGTGCCATCAACTCGGGCAGCTATGGGGTCACGGCCAATGTGCTCACCGACTCCTCTGGCTCACGGCTGGAGCTGGTGAGCAATACCAGCGGCTCGGGGGGTAACATTACGGTCGGTGGATCGCTGGCTGACACCACCACCAGCTCCGCCGTCAGCTTCACGCAGGCGCAGGCCGGGGCCGATGCGAAGCTGACGGTGGATGGCATTGCGTTGACCAGCGCCTCGAATACGGTCTCGAATGCGCTGCCCGGGGTAACGTTCCAGTTGTTGAGTGCCTCGCCCGGCACCAATGTGCAGGTGCAGATCACCAATGACAATACGGCGGTGGAGACGGCGGTGAGTAACTTTGTGACCGCGTACAACAAGGTGGTCGGCGATTTGAACACCCAGGAGGGCAATACCTCCTCGGGAACCCCGGAGCCGCTCTTCGGCAATCCGACGATCGCTACGCTGCAGCAGACGCTCGAAAGCGCCCTGAACTTTGCGCAACCTGCAAACGCCGCCTCCACCTCGACGACCATCGGGACCAAGGACACGCTCTCGGGCAGCATTGCCATCTCGGTGGGTGGCGGGACGGCACAGACCGTGAATGTGAACAGCAGCACCCCGACGCTGGCCGGCCTCGCCTCGGCCATCAATTCCGCAAATCTGGGCGTGACGGCCAGTGTGATCACTTCCGGCAGCGACTCCACGCTGAGCCTGGTGAATGCAACCAGTGGCTCGACCGGCGCTATCGGCATCACCAGCAGCCTCACCGACACGACCACGGGCAGCGCGGTCGCTTTCGGCTCTTCGGTGGCCAACGGGGTAACTTCCGCCACGCAGTTGGGCATTTCCGTCAACAATGACGGCACGCTGACGCTCAACAGTGACACTCTCAACTCTCTGCTGAACAGCAACTATCAGGACGTGGTGAACTTCCTGCAGCCGAGCGGCGGCTACACCTCGTTTGGCGGCAATATGACCTCGGTGCTGAGCAACCTGGGCAATAGCGGATCGAGCGGCGCGATCTATCTGGCGCTGCAGGAGAATTCAACGGTCGAGTCGCAGTTGAACACTAATATCAGCAACGAAGAAAACCTCATCAGCCAGCAGAAAACGGAACTGACCAGTCAACTGAACCAGGCCAACATTACGCTGCAGGAGATCCCCATGCAGTTGAATCAGGTCAATGAGATGTACAGCGCCATCACCGGATACGACAAGGTCTACAACGGGTAA
- the fliS gene encoding flagellar export chaperone FliS: MNYQKEALAGKNPVELIVALYDGMIRFLHEAVAAIERGDTSGRRVAIKRVLDILMHLQSRLRMDVGGTSAQSLSEFYAAIFALCLEGSRLASVKRLEEAMACVRDVREAWNIVARDPEVLRMLEQESQAPQLTHSTLAQEPAMASARWSA, from the coding sequence ATGAATTATCAGAAGGAAGCGCTGGCCGGAAAGAATCCGGTCGAGCTGATCGTCGCCTTGTATGACGGAATGATCCGTTTTCTTCATGAGGCGGTGGCCGCCATCGAGCGCGGGGATACCTCCGGGCGGCGTGTAGCCATCAAACGCGTACTCGATATCCTGATGCATCTGCAATCGCGGTTACGCATGGATGTCGGCGGCACGTCGGCGCAGTCGCTCTCGGAGTTTTACGCCGCTATCTTTGCCCTGTGCCTGGAAGGCTCGCGGCTGGCCTCGGTGAAGCGCCTCGAAGAGGCCATGGCCTGCGTGCGCGATGTGCGCGAGGCATGGAACATAGTCGCCCGCGATCCCGAAGTGCTCCGCATGCTGGAGCAGGAGTCGCAGGCTCCGCAACTCACCCACAGCACCCTTGCGCAGGAGCCGGCGATGGCCTCGGCACGCTGGTCGGCGTGA
- a CDS encoding heavy-metal-associated domain-containing protein, which translates to MREITLRIENMHCGACVRRVTQTLEKTGAKVEEVRIGAARVHAPETLEDATLLQSLDKAGYHAIVEAAHA; encoded by the coding sequence ATGCGCGAAATCACGCTCAGAATTGAGAACATGCACTGCGGCGCCTGTGTTCGCCGCGTCACCCAGACGCTCGAAAAGACGGGCGCCAAGGTGGAGGAAGTCCGCATTGGCGCGGCCCGCGTTCACGCGCCGGAGACGCTCGAAGACGCCACCTTGCTGCAATCGCTCGACAAGGCCGGTTATCACGCCATAGTTGAGGCCGCGCACGCCTGA
- the lptG gene encoding LPS export ABC transporter permease LptG: MRILTRYILREILSHGLIGGALFTFVLFMPNLGDLLELAVRNSSSMGAVGEAFLLMLPNIFVVVIPMSVLVGILLGLSRLAADSEVTAMRASGIGVWRFVGIVSVIACAAWGLGLVNSLYLAPWSSRQTIHLEQSLANAQASYEVQPRVFYEDFKNYVLYVEDVKAGRGAARWGKVFIANLTNPDAPSITTAESATVINGPNQTILMRLHDGAQHQLSPTEPGDYNLSTFTETDVPLRTGSQEDVRFHRTDKRILAMTNRELIERSHGKGGTWFFIELQKRLAYPTACLVLMLVGVPLGMSSRRGGKSGGFVITIALVFIYYFLSSTGTALARQGKIPPLIGVWMANVLFAGCGIFLLRQMSTGGAAINAIATAGTWFRSRKKDDAIDTRHAVSTTRRRPLRGHFPLLLDEYVIREFLRVFVMVLVSFVMLMLFFTFFELVGDIIRNHSSLLVVGEYLIDLTPSMIYLITPLAVLIAVLVVFGLMNRSSEITAMKATGISLYRIVLPIMVIASLMAVGLFFFNEYYVPQANRKQQALRNEIKGLPAQTTSHPGEQWMFGKREPGHPGMIFYYQYFDPDTNTFLNLTVFEFDPQSFTLMKRTFAQMASWDQKDHRWILQDGWTRTFENHEIQSYQPFAVTTLPEMIETPHYFEKDFRQSTEMSFAQLRHYIADLSQSGFDTVRLRVQLDRKLADPLITLVMAVLAVPFALSMGKRGSLAGVSVAIGVAIAYWLISGTFEAMGDVSMLPAFLAAWSPDILFALAGTYLLLRTST, encoded by the coding sequence GTGCGCATTCTGACGCGGTACATTCTGCGCGAAATCCTCTCCCACGGGCTCATCGGGGGAGCGCTCTTTACCTTCGTGCTCTTCATGCCCAACCTCGGCGACCTGCTGGAGTTGGCGGTGCGCAACAGCTCGTCCATGGGGGCGGTCGGCGAAGCGTTTCTGCTGATGCTGCCCAACATCTTCGTCGTCGTCATTCCCATGTCCGTGCTGGTCGGCATTCTGCTGGGCCTCAGCCGCCTGGCGGCAGACAGCGAAGTCACGGCCATGCGCGCCTCGGGCATTGGCGTGTGGCGCTTTGTGGGCATCGTGAGCGTGATTGCCTGCGCGGCCTGGGGTCTGGGACTGGTCAATTCCCTCTACCTTGCGCCGTGGTCGTCGCGGCAGACCATTCACCTGGAGCAAAGCCTCGCCAACGCGCAGGCCTCCTATGAAGTGCAGCCGCGCGTCTTCTACGAAGACTTCAAGAACTACGTGCTCTACGTCGAAGACGTGAAGGCCGGGCGCGGCGCGGCCCGCTGGGGAAAGGTCTTCATCGCCAACCTGACCAATCCCGACGCACCCTCCATCACCACGGCTGAAAGCGCCACGGTGATCAATGGCCCCAACCAGACCATCCTGATGCGCCTGCATGATGGCGCGCAGCACCAGCTCTCGCCCACCGAGCCGGGCGACTATAACCTCTCCACCTTTACTGAGACCGACGTGCCTCTGCGCACCGGCTCGCAAGAGGATGTGCGCTTTCACCGCACTGACAAGCGCATTCTCGCCATGACCAACCGGGAGCTGATCGAGCGCTCGCACGGCAAGGGCGGCACATGGTTTTTCATTGAGCTGCAGAAGCGGCTCGCCTACCCCACGGCCTGCCTGGTGCTGATGCTGGTGGGCGTGCCGCTCGGCATGTCGTCGCGGCGCGGAGGCAAGAGCGGTGGCTTCGTCATCACCATAGCTCTGGTCTTCATTTATTACTTCCTCTCGTCTACGGGGACGGCGCTGGCCCGGCAAGGCAAGATTCCACCCCTGATCGGCGTGTGGATGGCCAACGTGCTCTTCGCCGGATGCGGCATTTTTCTGCTGCGCCAGATGTCTACCGGCGGAGCCGCCATCAATGCCATCGCCACGGCGGGCACCTGGTTTCGCTCGCGTAAAAAAGACGACGCGATCGACACGCGCCACGCTGTCTCGACCACGCGCCGCCGCCCGCTGCGCGGCCATTTTCCGCTGCTGCTGGATGAGTATGTGATTCGCGAATTTCTGCGGGTCTTTGTGATGGTGCTGGTCAGCTTTGTGATGCTGATGCTCTTCTTCACCTTTTTTGAGCTGGTGGGCGACATCATCCGCAACCACTCCTCACTGCTGGTCGTGGGCGAATACCTCATTGACCTGACGCCCAGCATGATCTACCTGATCACGCCGCTGGCGGTGCTGATTGCGGTGCTGGTGGTCTTTGGCCTGATGAACCGCTCGAGCGAAATCACGGCCATGAAGGCCACCGGCATCAGCCTCTACCGCATTGTGCTGCCCATCATGGTGATTGCCTCACTCATGGCCGTGGGGCTCTTCTTTTTCAACGAGTATTACGTGCCGCAGGCCAACCGGAAGCAGCAGGCCCTGCGCAATGAGATCAAGGGCCTGCCGGCGCAGACCACCAGTCATCCTGGCGAGCAGTGGATGTTTGGCAAGCGCGAGCCCGGGCACCCGGGCATGATTTTCTACTACCAGTATTTTGATCCGGACACGAATACCTTCCTGAATCTGACGGTCTTCGAGTTCGATCCGCAGAGCTTCACGCTCATGAAGCGCACCTTTGCGCAGATGGCCTCGTGGGACCAGAAGGACCATCGCTGGATATTGCAGGACGGCTGGACGCGCACCTTTGAAAACCACGAGATTCAGAGCTACCAGCCCTTTGCCGTCACCACGCTGCCGGAGATGATCGAGACGCCGCACTATTTTGAGAAGGATTTCCGCCAGTCCACGGAGATGAGCTTTGCGCAACTGCGGCACTACATCGCCGACCTGAGCCAGAGCGGCTTTGACACCGTGCGGCTGCGCGTGCAACTGGACCGCAAGCTGGCCGACCCGCTCATCACGCTGGTGATGGCCGTGCTGGCGGTGCCGTTTGCGCTCTCCATGGGCAAACGCGGCTCGCTGGCGGGGGTCTCGGTCGCGATCGGGGTGGCGATTGCCTACTGGCTCATCTCGGGCACCTTTGAAGCGATGGGAGATGTGAGCATGCTGCCCGCGTTCCTGGCCGCGTGGTCGCCCGATATATTGTTCGCACTGGCTGGAACTTACCTGCTTCTGCGAACATCTACTTAA